The region GTTCGGTCGAAGCCATCATCGAGTCGCTTGAGGCCCTTTCGACCCAGCGCTGTCAGGTCAAGATCATCCACAGCGGCGCCGGCGGCGTGAACGAGTCCGACGTCAATCTGGCGGCGGCATCGAACGCCATCATCGTGGCCTTCAACGTCCGTCCCGAACGCATGGCCGCCGAGATCGCCGACGACCAGAAGATTCAGATCAAGAACTACACGGTCATCTACGACCTCATCGACGACATCACCGCCGCGATGGAAGGCCTGCTTGAGCCCGATCGTCACGAGCACGTGACCGGTCACGCCGAAATTCGTGAGGTTTACACCATCACGAAAGTGGGCAAGGTTGCCGGTTGCTACGTCACCGACGGAAAGGCCACGCGCGCAGCGCACGTCCGCATCCTTCGCGACAACACCCAGATCTACGAGAACGTGCTCAGCTCGCTCAAGCGCTTCAAGGATGACGCCAAGGAAGTGCCCGCGGGCATGGAATGCGGCCTGACGGTCAAGGATTACTCGGACCTCAAGGTCGGCGACGTGCTGGAGTTCTACGAGATCGAGGAAGTGGCCGTGAAGCTCGAAGACATCCGCGAGCAGGAAGAAGCCGCGGCGCGTGCGCGTGCCAAGGCCGAAGCCGAGGAAGCCGAGTCCCAGCAGGCCTCGACCTGATTTTCTCAACGACCGGTTCGCGGCTGCGCGACCGGCCCACTGGAGTCTGACGGGAATTGTTTGTCGGGTTGTTACGGCTGGAGCTCCGCCTGCACGGGGTCGACTCGCTCAAGGGAAAGCGGGCGATCGTCAAGCCGATCCTCGAGCGCACGCGTCGCAAGTTCCATTGCGCCGCGGCCGAGACCGGCGACAACGACAATCATCATCTGGCACAGATAGGAATCAGCGTGGTTGGCAACGACCAGTCTTTTCTCAACGGTTGCCTGGACAACATCGCCAACTACATCGAGTCCCTGAACCTGGCTGAAGTAATCGACCAGGAATGGGAGATCCTGAGTTTTCCATGAAACGCGGCTACAAACGATCGGACCGGGTGGGGGCGCTGCTTCAGCATGAGCTCTCGGAGCTGATTCAGCGCTCGCTCAAGGACCCGCGCACGCAGGGGCTCACGATCACCGCCGTGGAAGTGACCGACG is a window of Chrysiogenia bacterium DNA encoding:
- a CDS encoding DUF503 domain-containing protein yields the protein MFVGLLRLELRLHGVDSLKGKRAIVKPILERTRRKFHCAAAETGDNDNHHLAQIGISVVGNDQSFLNGCLDNIANYIESLNLAEVIDQEWEILSFP